One window of the Glycocaulis alkaliphilus genome contains the following:
- a CDS encoding fumarylacetoacetate hydrolase family protein, which produces MTLVFEPLPPVLAPAGDGKQFPVRRLFCVGRNYADHAREMGADPDREPPFFFTAWAETVATGGGTIAYPQKTSNYHYEAELVVAIGKGGRNIPAESAMDHVYGYAAGLDMTRRDLQADAKAHGRPWDVAKNVEQSKPLGLITPASDGFDPAKGRISLSVNGAVRQDADLSDMIWPVADVIAYLSGLYRVEPGDLIYTGTPAGVGAVVPGDVIEVAIDGLAPLNVTVGTPSGH; this is translated from the coding sequence GTGACCCTTGTATTCGAACCCCTGCCGCCCGTGCTTGCGCCTGCGGGCGATGGCAAGCAGTTTCCCGTGCGGCGCCTGTTCTGTGTCGGGCGCAACTATGCCGACCATGCGCGCGAGATGGGCGCCGATCCGGACCGCGAGCCGCCCTTCTTCTTCACCGCCTGGGCCGAAACGGTAGCGACCGGCGGCGGCACAATCGCCTATCCGCAAAAGACCAGCAATTATCACTACGAGGCCGAGCTGGTCGTCGCCATCGGCAAGGGCGGGCGCAACATCCCCGCCGAAAGCGCGATGGATCATGTCTATGGCTATGCCGCCGGGCTGGACATGACCCGGCGCGATCTGCAGGCCGATGCCAAGGCCCATGGCCGCCCGTGGGATGTCGCCAAGAATGTCGAGCAGTCCAAGCCGCTGGGCCTGATCACGCCCGCCAGTGACGGCTTTGACCCTGCAAAGGGCCGTATCAGCCTCTCGGTGAACGGCGCGGTGCGTCAGGACGCGGACCTGTCAGACATGATCTGGCCGGTGGCCGATGTGATCGCCTATCTCTCCGGCCTGTACCGGGTGGAGCCGGGCGACCTCATCTATACCGGCACGCCTGCAGGCGTTGGCGCGGTGGTGCCGGGCGATGTGATAGAGGTGGCGATTGACGGGCTTGCACCGCTGAACGTGACGGTCGGCACGCCTTCCGGCCATTAG
- a CDS encoding methyltransferase → MTATRFSSGDPVADRRAEYAGQFAARGETQAAIDVLKSALDLAPHWTAGWFQLGQYHQDAGQDEAAGNAWTRVLEIDPSDPFGASLKLDLARAVPLAESMPPAFVELLFDQYAPDFDSALVERLQYRGPEILMQRLQAAGFRHAGKALDLGCGTGLMGEVLRPHCGRLEGVDISARMLAEAGAKGVYDALHKRDIARQEASGEVFDLIVAADVFAYIGALENVIAWCRNALVPDGMLAFTVEAGEGDTVLRDSRRFAHGQDYIAALLAQAGFSGIAIHPCVVRQDRGTDILSYCVVASLAPLRHDREDDGEAREAV, encoded by the coding sequence ATGACCGCGACGCGGTTTTCCTCTGGTGATCCGGTCGCGGACCGGCGCGCCGAATATGCAGGGCAGTTCGCGGCGCGCGGTGAGACGCAGGCCGCCATCGACGTGCTCAAGAGCGCGCTGGACCTGGCGCCGCACTGGACGGCTGGCTGGTTCCAGCTTGGCCAGTATCACCAGGATGCCGGACAAGACGAAGCGGCTGGCAATGCCTGGACGCGCGTGCTGGAGATTGATCCGTCCGACCCGTTTGGCGCCAGCCTGAAGCTGGATCTGGCGCGCGCCGTGCCACTGGCGGAGTCGATGCCGCCCGCCTTTGTGGAATTGCTGTTCGACCAGTATGCCCCGGACTTTGATAGCGCCCTCGTCGAGCGCCTCCAGTATCGCGGCCCTGAAATCCTGATGCAGCGGCTGCAGGCGGCTGGTTTCCGTCATGCGGGCAAGGCGCTTGATCTGGGGTGCGGCACTGGCCTGATGGGCGAGGTGCTGCGCCCGCATTGCGGCCGTCTGGAAGGCGTGGACATCTCAGCGCGCATGCTGGCCGAGGCCGGTGCCAAGGGCGTCTATGATGCTTTGCACAAGCGTGACATTGCCCGGCAGGAGGCCAGTGGCGAGGTCTTTGATCTGATCGTGGCGGCCGACGTGTTTGCCTATATCGGTGCTCTGGAAAACGTCATCGCGTGGTGCCGCAATGCCCTTGTGCCGGATGGCATGCTGGCCTTCACCGTCGAGGCGGGCGAGGGCGATACCGTGCTGCGTGATAGCCGACGGTTTGCGCACGGGCAGGACTATATCGCCGCGCTGCTGGCGCAGGCGGGTTTTTCCGGTATCGCCATTCACCCTTGCGTGGTCCGGCAGGACCGCGGCACGGACATTCTCTCATACTGTGTTGTCGCCAGTCTGGCGCCGCTGCGCCATGACCGCGAGGATGACGGGGAAGCGCGCGAGGCGGTTTAG